Proteins encoded by one window of Glycine soja cultivar W05 chromosome 15, ASM419377v2, whole genome shotgun sequence:
- the LOC114388586 gene encoding putative kinase-like protein TMKL1 gives MLILVLGLASATFLVFVAVYVFYCKRRVSKYDESKDIESSEHKEEDVAQKEDLMIFQGGEDLTICDILDAPGEVIGKSNYGTLYKALLQRSNKVRLLRFLRPVCTARGEELDEMIQFLGRIRHPNLVPLLGFYTGPRGEKLLVHPFYRHGSLTQYIRDGNGECYKWSNICRISIGIAKGLEHLHTSQEKPIIHGNLKSKNILLDRSYQPYISDSGLHLLLNPTAGQEMLENSAAQGYKAPELIKMKDASEVTDIYSLGVILLELLSGKEPINEHPTPDEDFYLPNFMRNAVLGHRIADLYQPAFLLRNSRDDNIPVTEECILKVFQLAMACCSPSPSVRPNIKQVLKKLEEIMF, from the exons ATGTTGATACTAGTGCTTGGACTAGCTTCAGctacttttttagtttttgttgcaGTTTATGTGTTCTATTGCAAGAGAAGGGTGTCAAAGTATGATGAGAGTAAAGACATTGAGAGTTCAGAACACAAGGAGGAGGATGTGGCACAGAAGGAGGATTTGATGATCTTTCAAGGTGGAGAGGACCTTACAATATGTGACATTTTGGATGCTCCTGGTGAAGTGATTGGAAAATCCAACTATGGAACACTGTACAAGGCTTTGTTGCAGAGGAGCAACAAGGTGAGGCTGCTTAGGTTTCTGAGGCCAGTGTGCACTGCAAGGGGTGAGGAATTGGATGAGATGATTCAATTTCTTGGAAGGATAAGGCACCCTAACTTGGTTCCTCTTCTCGGGTTCTACACTGGGCCAAGGGGTGAGAAGCTTCTTGTTCATCCCTTCTATAGGCATGGGAGTCTCACTCAATACATAAGAG ATGGAAATGGAGAGTGCTACAAATGGTCTAACATATGTAGAATATCCATTGGTATAGCCAAAGGATTAGAGCATCTTCACACATCACAGGAGAAGCCTATTATCCATGGAAACCTCAAGTCTAAAAACATCCTTTTGGACCGCTCCTACCAGCCATACATCTCGGATTCCGGGCTACATCTTCTGCTGAATCCTACTGCTGGCCAAGAAATGCTTGAAAATTCAGCAGCTCAGGGTTACAAGGCACCTGAGCTCATCAAAATGAAGGATGCTAGTGAAGTGACTGATATATATAGCCTCGGTGTGATCTTGCTGGAATTGCTTTCAGGAAAGGAACCTATCAACGAGCATCCGACTCCTGATGAGGATTTCTATCTGCCAAATTTCATGAGAAATGCAGTCCTTGGACACAGAATTGCTGATTTATACCAACCTGCCTTTCTTCTCAGGAACAGCAGAGATGATAACATTCCAGTGACGGAAGAATGCATTCTCAAAGTCTTTCAACTTGCTATGGCTTGTTGCTCCCCTTC